The Eleginops maclovinus isolate JMC-PN-2008 ecotype Puerto Natales chromosome 6, JC_Emac_rtc_rv5, whole genome shotgun sequence DNA segment gtgtgtgtgtgtgtgtgtgtgtgtgtgtgtgtgcgtgcgtgcgtgcgtgcgtgcgtgcgtgcgtgtgaaCTGATTTGATTTACAGTAGTACCCATTATAGACTATTTCTTTATTGACTGACTTTATGTTATACTATGCAGGTAACATTGTATTTGCTTTgcatgatgttttaaaaagcacatgAACGTTTAGAACATGGactttgttttagtttgataGAAAATACCTTTTATCAGCTCATACGTCCTTTAACTGACAACCTAATAACCTTAAGAGTCTCTACACAGCATCAACAATCAGTGGTAGAATGaaccaaaatacatttactcgATTAAGgtgcttttactttacttgatcAATCCTTAACATGCTACTTTTATTAGCATAGgttaatattgtactttttactcaacCAAAACATGTCAGTTAAATTACATATATGATACGTATGATGATTGATAATTATAATTAACCTTTATAGATTAAAGTAGCCAAACTAATTAAAACAGTTAAAACAATAGTGTCACTTCCACGTAGAAAGGTAAAATATTGCTTAAGagtaataaaatgatataaggTAATATATAGGCTGCTGTACGTCGCAATTTGTCTGCATAGAGTAATTTCACTTATTCAAAATCATCATAAACCAAACCTGATAGCAAAACTTGCCGGTGTGTTCCAGTTCAGTGATTCACATCTTATGCATCTAAATAAGGACTATGTGTATGCCCTCAAGACACCTGGGGACAGCTTTTCACAACACACAGCACATCTGAGGTGTACTCTCATTAATTGTGCATTTTCAATCCTTACAAAATTAGCCCCTGGTTAACAGATCACTCTGCACTGAAGAAGCCTAGCAGGAGAAGTCTCAAGGTTCAGAAGGCGCAGTTGCTAGAGAACCAGAGGTTTTACAGAGGAGATGCACTATAGTGCACTGCATGGGAAAGACCGATTTCAACTTCTGAATTATTCATTATGATTGCTCAGGAAAAGTGATGTCTATGAGCCATAGgggtatttaaaatatatgatgtATTAAGCAACTCCAAAGGAAATAAGAAGAATGGTGGTAAAAACCACATAAAGCTCCTGAAAAATCTATAGGAGGAATAGAAAGTCTAATGGCGTTATTGAGCCGGATATCGAGGACCAGATACAGCCCTGTGGTATGGGGGTGTTTAAAAGGTAACCCAAAAACTCATGCAAGATTGATAAAGATAGGAATAAACCTCAAATTATTAAAGAGAGGCACTGAGCTTCAATGGTAAAGGTTATGATTGGGGACCTCTTTTTTTACTACCCTGTGCATCTCAAAAGGTTACAATGGAGAATAGTCCGGAAGATGATGCAAATAATCATGTCCTGAAATCATGGAGTCTATAGCTTTCAAGAGCTACTGTACACACTACACTGTCCAAACTGCTGTATGTCTCATTAGGAAGAATTTTAATAATGAAGTCTTAGATATAACGTGAATAAATATGGAATCAAGTTGTGATAAAGATATGGGAAAATACTTGTGTAGGTCTAAAATAGCATCCCACCATGGCCCATATTAATGAATTGGTGTAGTTAAAAAGCTTTTGAAGGAGAATAGTCTATTTAGAGAAGAGCACAATTGTAATACTGTTCTAAAGGCCCAAAGTCTTTAGCTTTTAGAATTTGCAAAAGCATCTGTAGCCTATTTTGTCCAAActacatatactgtatctcGTTACACAGTACAGTGGTTTAAGAATACAGTCTAACATATATCTTACTAGTTGTAATCAAGATCCAGGAAAATACTCTTGGGGACATATTTATCGGTGATTCACACAATATGGgatgttattatttattcacGTTATATCTAAGACCTCATTATTAAAAATtcacacatatttgtgtgaaTCACCAGCAGTAATAAACCCGCTGGAGCTGATGTTCATTCATGGTAAAACTCAAAAGACTTCAGACAGTGAAAAGAAAGCATGGCTCTACCCTACTGACGTTGCTTGTAGTGTTTGTCCTCATTAGAGGTTTCAGTGTATAGTCTACTTGTCAGCAGTGTTTTGATCAGTGGATGGATGTTCAGTAAAGAATAAGCATACAGAAACCTACACAGACTCATCAATGGGAGTTTTTCAATTCAAACACTGCATGTGCTCTACTTGGCTAAGATTGATTTATCTGAAAAGTCTTCAGGGGAATAAGGAACTCACAACATAATTGTTGATAGTTATTCCTTCTTTAAGGcacactgatgctgttttttgCTGGAAAAAGGTTGCATGCATGAAACAAATAACCAGAAGTCAAAACAAGTCAGATAAAGCTCAAGGGTTGTACTGctattaaaaagaacaacaacacaagaaTAGAGCAACACCAAATACATTTGTTGGTGCTCTAGAAACATTTTGAGGGTGCAGATTATTACTGGTTATGAGGAAGACCAAATATGTTCTGAATGATCTGATACAATCATGCAGAACTGTATGTGCCTTTAAGCAGTGGTCTGGGTTGTGCCATCGATTTCAACCTTATCAGGCACACAGTGGTCACTGAAGGGTTACATGttgagtgtgttgtgttcaaCAGCAGCGGAGTGATGACTGTCCCTGATCGTGGTGCTGATTGTGTTTAAGGCGCTGACCATGGTGCTGAAGTTTTATGACAGTATCTCTTTACACAATTCTGGACCATAAATGGTTTcacagattctttttttttccaaattaaaaCACCTATACCACAGGTTCTTATCATATTGTGTATctcacatttactgtatattacCTCATTAGGACGAGGGGAGCCTCTACATTTGTTACCTATACCAACATAGATATTGTAGTTTGTATAATGGATGTTTGATGTAGagaaaatataaagcaaatTTAAGCAGGTTATGGTGTTTTTAATCctaaaatgtattaacaaaaGCAGAGTTTTGAGTGGTGGTGTTACATGCCATCAGATGTTAATATGTTTGTTCCGTTGTGTGTAAAGCTGGTGGCACTTGACCTCTCCGGCTGATATATTGAGCAATAAAAGATAAGGAGTATGGATTATTGCCTGCAGAAATGTGTTCATGGGAACCCTAGGTCGCTGAGCTCACAGCCCGCACGTCACTCTCCTGACATCAGCACACAGCTTAAATACCAGCAGCACTGAGCAGTGTAAACACGGCAGCCACACCTTCATAGGGGATCATCGGGAGGCAAACACACGGCTGGAACCTGAACAGTCCAATGTAATGCACTGTACGCTCCGTCTCAAAGAGAAAACTTCAGGATGTCATGTTACAGTTTAGGATTTATGTTGACTGCATTTCCATAGCAAGTTTTTTAAACAACGCAGAAAGTTAATTTCACATGTACTATTGTGtagttttggttttaataaTGATCAACGACACACTTGCCTTTGGAGATTTGGACACGAATGTTTCTGCGCcgctgcctcctctctctctcactcacaacCAAAGTACTTTCCCTGCACTCCTGCTGGAGTACAAGTCTCTGGTCACTTCAGCCACAATGTTCTCCGTGGGCGTCCTGGGGAACCTCATTGCCATAGTCGTGCTTTGCATCTCcaaaaaagagcagaaagagaCTACTTTCTACACTCTGGTGTGCGGGATGGCCATCACCGACCTACTGGGAACATGCTTCACCAGCCCGGTGGTGATCGCCACATATGTGGCAAACCGCTGGCCCGGAGGAGTGCTGCTGTGCCACTTCTTCTCGTTCTCCATGCTCTTCTTCGGCTCAGCCGGGATGTCCATCCTGTGCGCCATGGCTGTGGAGCGATACTTGGCCATAAACCATGCATATTTCTACTCCCAGCACATAGACCGGACTATGGCGCGCTTTGCACTCATGGCCACCTACCTGGCTAACATTGTGCTGTGCATTATGCCCAGCTTTGGCTTCGGGCGGCACGTCAGGCACTTTCCTGGAACATGGTGCTTTCTAGACTGGAGGGCGATGGACTCACTCGGAGCATGCTACTCTTTTCTGTACGGCGGAGTGATGGTGGTGCTGATCGCAGTGACGGTTTTGTGTAATTTGGCCGTGTGCAAATCGCTGGTGGGGATGAACCAGAGGACCTCTTGTGAGCAGAGGGGGTCACGCCGTCGCTTCCCCGGGCTGCCGTCGGTCACCTCGGCTGCGGAGATCCAGATGTTCTGGCTGCTGATCTTCATGACCATCGTGTTCCTAGTCTGCTCTATCCCTTTAGTGGTAAGGACAActtaaatttgtttttatttgacgCTGTATCTTTGATAAAGTCGTGTTGCATTTAgttatgctttttattttgtttgtattaggTGCGGATCTTCGTAAACCAGCTTTACGACCCTGCCTACATCTCTGCTGGGGGGGAGCCCGACTACCCGAGCGACATGCTGGCGATCCGCTTCGCCTCATTCAACCCCATATTAGACCCCTGGGTGTACATTTTGTGCAGGAAAAACCTGCTGCTGAAGGGCTGCGAAAAGCTAAAGGGGACAGTGTCCCACATTAAGGACACTCGTGGTGACAACACTGGCTGGGTGGGAGGTCAACACTCCCCTCCGTCTCTAAACAGCGATGATACCAGTTACGCGTCATTACGCACAGCCAGCATCAGGAACGATGTGGAACCACGTGTGTCCATCCATCATAAATCTTTCACAGACTTCGCCATGAGGCAAGCGTGGGAGTACGATACAGCCCAGGTCAACTTTCACCCGTTCAGCGTGGAGAGCACAGCGATCCACGGGTGTGATGAGGAAGAAACAGCCGGttccaaacaggaagtggaggcgAAGGAGTCTCCAAGAGACAGCGCGACTCCGCCCCTTTCTGCGCACTTGAGAAAGGTGGACATTGTCACCTGCACGTTTAGTACATCGAGTTCGTGCCAGTCAGCGAAATGCCTTTGATGAAAACTTGGTCATTCAACTGTCAACACCAGTTTAATGTTCCTATGTGGGTAGGTGCTTCATCTGCCTAGCAAACTGGTTCATTGGattaaaatgtgagaaaaaacatgtttccagtGAAAAACTCCACACTATGAGATCTGTTCTGATGGTTTTAACCACCAAAGAGCCATATGCccaaaataattaaacacttGAAACAACACTTTGATAATTACTGTGACTGAAATTATCTCAAGCACTCGAACAAACGACTCTCTTATTATTCATTCTGCCGCACAAAGCTCTCTAAAATTGTAGTTCTGGGCTTTATTTAAAGGTTAAGTGATCACTCAGGATCTAacaaaagtgcaatatttgATGTGCATTTACATCTTCTTCATGTCAACTAAAACATGTCTTCAgtcaggaaaaaaataattctATGTGTGGACCAACTTGgtcattctgattctgaaaaggTCCAGAAAAACACACTGCCCTAACCTACCACAGCTTGACACAGTTGGTCCAAAGTGAAACAAGGGGAATATTTTAGGGGCAAGTTGTCACAGGTGGGAATTGTATTTGGGCTTGCTATGGATGCttactattttaatttaacatttagtGACATCTTTAGtagaaaaaaatattcacaatttTACAAAGTCTGCTAAAAGTATACTGCCAATAGTTGCAATTTCCAAATATGGAAATTTAAACAATCTATAATTATACCCTATGGGTACAAATGTTCTCACACTCTAAGAGTTTGATACAATATTAATCATTATGTGCCATTTGCAATATAtgtttattgattatttattgttgttacacTTGATTTTACTATGTTGTATCGAAATGCTGCTAATTTACTCTGTGCCTGTGTTGCATGATGAAGAGAAAATTCAATGTAGACATTTTCAATCTTGTTTTATATTGcacaaaatgttttgataacGGCAGGTGTTAACATGTCATCTTGTGAGCTGTACGACCTGTGGTGTTTGCTGGATGTGTTGGTGGGTCTGTGcagggaaataaagaaaaatgcataCTGCCATGGTCTTCGTCTTCCTGTGGTTCAGCTGAGAAATCAGCTGCTCAAACATTCACACTTGAACAGACAGATGGCAGGAGAGAGACTTCTTTCAGGTCTCCAGACAACAGGTTCACATGTTAGACCAGCAGGTGGCTCTACAACATCAGAAAAGTCTTAATTGTTAACTAAAGAGGTGTTGACCCcgctcaaagaaaaataattaagcACGTCATTCGGAGAAAACACTTCTGAAGTCAAGCTGTGCAATCAGTGAAGTAAACAGTAATTACAAGAAGTATATTACAAAAAACTTTATTCCCTTGGAGGATAATgccatacaaaaataaagaaaactttataaataataataataataataataataataataataataataataataataatgtgacaTACTGAATGAAATTTAAGATGAGAAATGTTGAGGTCCTGTAGTGTAGATGTTAAACCtgtttactgtacatacatTCTACTTGTGCTGTGGAAAAGCTGATATCATTGCCAAAGTTCAAGTATGTGAGGTGCtcttgaaaaaatatattcattaagTATTCCACATTATTTCAATGTAGGTCAATTTGGTATTTAATAGGATTTGTTTGACTGTCtggaaaaaatgcaaaaaaacaatctgAGATTTTTGGATCATGGTTCTGTTTTATCCAACTTTCTAAATAGCAGCGTTTAATCAGCTGCCCATACTAGGTTCATGAGGCGTAGGATAAATGACAacacctgaaataaaaaatacatactgCATGCAAGAAGTAGAAGTAGCTGTCAACATGAAATCTGAATCTTGGCAATAAATATATACTTATCTACAATATAGAGTTAATAAAAACAGCTCTCATATGaagctttaataaataaataatttatcagaaataaatatatgttacTTTTATACAGTAATACATGAAGATGCATGGCATCCATTTGGCTGATTTCACCTGaacatggaaacaaaacaatgtcatgTCCCTGTTTTTATGTGGAGAAAATGATATAGATTTTGGGAGCAGCTGGCTTAACTGTGTGTGATAGGGAGCATCAAATCTGTCCTTTTTAGTCAGAATATAAACACAGAGCAAGTCCTTTAGTTGTGTCTAATCTTTATATCTCTCGAGCTTCAGCCTTCAGGTCTTGCCCataaaaatgtcacatataGAGTCTCTTTTATGTGTATTATCTGGAGTATTACCATTTACTCAGTAAAAGTTATTTGCTCTTTGAAGACCCAACAATAAATCCGAAAAGTGATTCCCTGATGCCATTTCCGTCAGTCTCTGACCTTTAGTCTTCCCGCCAAAGCTATTCCTCCTCAacagcaaatacaaaacaaatgacctCCGTCATttctgagctgtgtgtgtgtgtgtaaaagcgACACTCGTCTCTGCAACCGGGCCTGCCTCAACCTGACTCCTCTAGGTTCAGGACGGCCGAcacccctcttcctccctccttcatGTCTTCAGCCTATACACATGCAGCTGGCGGCTGATAGCGCCTCAATGGTCCTCCACGTGGTCTGGGCGTCCATGAAGGAAACCGACTCATACTCATCTGGCCGGCAGCAGGGGTGGTTGCTGACCTTGCGCCGGGGCACCGAGCCGTTCTCCAGCAGCGCCGTCAGTGCCAGGTCGTAGTCTTTTCTGGAGGACTGGCAGGAGCCAACGCAAAACTTGAAGAGGACAATCTCATCCGAGTCAAAACCCAGGCCCAGGTCCCGAACCTTAATCTCTCTCTTCTCCACCCGGCAGTCCTTGTTGCTCTGCTTTGgctgcttcttttctttcctct contains these protein-coding regions:
- the ptger4c gene encoding prostaglandin E receptor 4 (subtype EP4) c, with protein sequence MYYCVVLVLIMINDTLAFGDLDTNVSAPLPPLSLTHNQSTFPALLLEYKSLVTSATMFSVGVLGNLIAIVVLCISKKEQKETTFYTLVCGMAITDLLGTCFTSPVVIATYVANRWPGGVLLCHFFSFSMLFFGSAGMSILCAMAVERYLAINHAYFYSQHIDRTMARFALMATYLANIVLCIMPSFGFGRHVRHFPGTWCFLDWRAMDSLGACYSFLYGGVMVVLIAVTVLCNLAVCKSLVGMNQRTSCEQRGSRRRFPGLPSVTSAAEIQMFWLLIFMTIVFLVCSIPLVVRIFVNQLYDPAYISAGGEPDYPSDMLAIRFASFNPILDPWVYILCRKNLLLKGCEKLKGTVSHIKDTRGDNTGWVGGQHSPPSLNSDDTSYASLRTASIRNDVEPRVSIHHKSFTDFAMRQAWEYDTAQVNFHPFSVESTAIHGCDEEETAGSKQEVEAKESPRDSATPPLSAHLRKVDIVTCTFSTSSSCQSAKCL